Proteins encoded within one genomic window of Manis pentadactyla isolate mManPen7 chromosome 4, mManPen7.hap1, whole genome shotgun sequence:
- the TMEM101 gene encoding transmembrane protein 101 has translation MASKMGSRRWMLQLIMQLGSVLLTRCPFWGCFSQLMLYAERAEARRKPDIPVPYLYFDMGAAVLCASFMSFGVKRRWFALGSALQLAISTYAAYIGGHVHYADWLKVRMYSRTVAIIGGFLVLASGAGELYRRKPRSRSLQSTGQVFLGIYLICVAYSLQHSKEDRLAYLNHLPGGELMVQLFFILYGVLALAFLSGYYVTLASQILAVLLPPVMLLIDGNVAYWHNTRRVEFWNQMKLLGESVGIFGAAVILATDG, from the exons ATGGCGTCGAAGATGGGTTCGCGAAGGTGGATGCTGCAGCTGATCATGCAGTTGGGTTCAGTGTTGCTCACACGCTGCCCTTTCTGGGGCTGCTTCAGTCAGCTCATGTTGTACGCTGAAAGGGCCGAGGCGCGCCG GAAGCCCGACATCCCAGTGCCCTACCTGTACTTCGACATGGGGGCGGCAGTGTTGTGCGCTAGTTTCATGTCTTTTGGAGTGAAGCGCCGCTGGTTCGCGCTGGGGTCCGCACTCCAGCTGGCCATTAGCACCTACGCCGCCTATATCGGGGGCCACGTACACTACGCGGACTGGCTGAAG GTCCGTATGTACTCACGCACAGTTGCCATCATTGGTGGCTTTCTTGTGTTGGCCAGCGGCGCTGGGGAGCTGTACCGACGGAAACCCCGCAGCCGCTCCCTCCAGTCTACCGGCCAGGTGTTCCTGGGCATCTACCTCATCTGTGTG GCCTACTCACTGCAGCACAGCAAGGAGGACCGGCTGGCATACCTGAACCATCTCCCAGGAGGGGAGCTGATGGTCCAGCTGTTCTTCATACTGTACGGTGTCCTGGCCCTGGCCTTCCTGTCAGGCTACTACGTGACCCTGGCTTCCCAGATCCTGGCTGTACTGCTGCCCCCAGTCATGCTGCTTATTGATGGCAACGTTGCCTACTGGCACAACACGCGACGCGTTGAGTTCTGGAACCAGATGAagctccttggagagagtgtgGGCATCTTCGGGGCTGCTGTCATCCTGGCCACTGATGGCTGA